ACCGCATGCTCGGCTAGTTCGGGCGTGGAGAACTCCTCGTCGTCGATGGACAGGATGAAGGCCGACGCTCGGCTTTGCTGTTGGGCAAAAGATGCCAGGTCGCCATAGCTGGTGGCGCCCAGCACCTCCATGCCCTCGTCCTCGATGGCCTTGGCCAGGACACGGATGCCGATGCCACTGGCGTTCTCGGAGCGGAAGTCCTCGTCGATGATTACGATGGGAAAACGAAAGCGCATGGTTCATTCCGCAAGACGTGGAAGTGCCGGGGCGCGCCGGCGCGCGGTTTCGGGTGGCAAGAATGTATCACAGGCGCCGCCTCTTGCGCGGCGGGTCATGGGCAAAACGCACGAGCAGCCGGCCGCAGCGCCTTCCGGGCCTCAGATGCGCGGCAAGGTGACGCCGCGCTGCCCCTGGTATTTGCCGCCCCGGTCCTTGTAGGACACCTCGCAGGGTTCATCGGACTCGAAGAAGATTACCTGCGCCACCCCCTCGTTGGCGTAGATCTTCGCCGGCAGGGGCGTGGTGTTGGAAAACTCCAGCGTCACATAGCCTTCCCATTCCGGCTCGAAGGGCGTCACGTTGACGATGATGCCACAGCGGGCATAGGTGGACTTGCCCAGGCAGATGGTGAGCACGTTGCGCGGAATACGGAAATACTCCACCGTGCGCGCCAGAGCAAAGGAATTGGGCGGAATGATGCAGTAATCGCCCGTCACCTCGACGAAGGAATTGGGATCGAAGTTCTTGGGATCGACGATGGTGGTGTTGATGTCGGTGAACAGGCGGAATTCATTGGAACAGCGGATATCGTAGCCATAGCTCGAGGTGCCGTAGGACACGATGCGCTGCCCATTGATCTCCTTGACCTGATTGGGCTCGAACGGCTCGATCATGCCGTACTCGAGGGCCATGCGGCGGATCCACTTGTCCGATTTGATGCTCATCTCGTTCCTGCCCGGGGAAATAGCAAGGCGCGGGGCCCGACATTGTAGAACAACTCGGGCCGCCGCGCCGAACCGGTGGAAACGTCAGGTATTCTGGATAACGATGTTCGGGAACTTGGCAGAATGATCCGCGGCCAGTTCGCCGATCTTCACCGCCACCCGGCGCGCGATCTGGCGGTAGATCTGGGCTGCGCGGCTGTCGGGGTCCGCCACCACTGTGGGCTTGCCGGAATCGGCCTGTTCCCGGATATGGATGTCCAGCGGCAGGGCACCCAGGAATTCCACGTTGTAGTCCTTGCACATGCGCTCGCCACCGCCCTCGCCGAAGATGCGCTCCTCATGGCCGCACTTGGAGCAGATGTGGATGCTCATGTTCTCCACCACGCCGAGGATGGGGATGTTCACCTTCTCGAACATCTTGAGCCCCTTGCGCGCATCGATCAGGGCGATTTCCTGGGGCGTGGTGACGATCACCGCACCCGTAACCGGGACCCGCTGCGCCAGGGTGAGCTGGATGTCGCCGGTGCCCGGCGGCAAGTCCACCACCAGGTAATCGAGGTCCTCCCACTTGGTTTGGTTGAGTAGTTGCTCCAGGGCTTGGGTGACCATGGGACCCCGCCAGACCATGGGCGTTTCCACGTCGATCAGGAAGCCGATCGACATGGCCTGCAGGCCATGGCCCAGCATGGGCAGAAGGTGCTGACCATCCTCGGCAGCTTCCGGCCTGCCGGTGATGCCCAGCATGGTGGGTTGAGACGGACCATAGATGTCGGCATCCAGGATGCCGACCTTGGCGCCTTCGGCGGCCAGCGCCAGGGCCAGGTTGACGGCGGTGGTGGACTTGCCCACCCCGCCCTTGCCAGAAGCCACGGCGATCACGTTGCGCACGCCCGGCACCGGTTTCACGCCCCGCTGCACCGCATGGGCGACGATCTTCCAGGCGACGTTGGCCGTCACCTTGCCCACACCCGGGAGACTTTTCACCGCATTCTCCGCCAGGGCCTCAATCTCCCCCTGCACCGTCTTGGCGGGATAGGGCAGAACGATGTCGAAGCTGACGTCGTTACCCTCGATCTTGATGTTGCGTACGGTCTTCGCACTGACGAAGTCCTTCTGCATGTTGGGATCCACCGCGCCCTTGAGGGCTTCCTGGACTTGGCTTTCGGTAATGGACATGCTTGGCTTACTCCCTACTCAAGGACAACCGGAAAGATGGCCATTCTATAGCGTTTCTCCCGCGCTGGGCAAAAATTTCCTGAAAAATCATGGAATAACCCCGACGAGGCATGGGACAAGGCACCACCCCGGGCGCCTTCCCGCTGCGGAGGAGGCGAGCGGCGGCTAGAATACGGGCTTTTATCAAGGCTGCCATGTCGCGCAAGATCCTAGTCACCTCCGCCCTGCCCTACGCCAACGGAAGCATCCATCTCGGCCACCTGGTGGAATACGTCCAAACGGACGTCTGGGTGCGCTTCCAGACAATGCAAGGCCACACCTGCCACTACGTGTGTGCCGATGACACCCACGGCACTCCCATCATGTTGCGCGCGGAAAAGGAAGGTATCAGTCCGCAGCAGCTGATCGAACGCATGCACGCGGAGCATTTGCGCGACTTCACGGGTTTTCACATCGGCTTCGACGAATACTATTCCACCCACTCCGAGGAAAACCGCCGTCTGGCCGAAGCCATTTACCGCACCCTGCGCGATGCGGCGAAACTCATCGAGGTGCGCACCATCGAGCAGTTCTACGACCCGCAACGGGAGATCTTCCTGCCGGATCGTTTCATCAAGGGCGAATGTCCCAGGTGCCACGCCAAGGATCAGTATGGCGACAGCTGCGAGGTGTGCGGCGCGAGCTACACGCCCACCGAGCTCATCCATCCTTATTCCGCGATATCTGGCGCAACCCCCGTGCGCCGGCAGTCCGAGCACTATTTCTTCCGCTTGAGCGATGCGCGTTGTAGGGCCTTCCTGGAGAGCTGGACCCAGGCCGGCCATCTGCAAGAGGAAGCCGCCAACAAAATGCGGGAGTGGTTCGCGGCAGGCCTACAGGACTGGGACATCTCACGCGATGCCCCCTATTTCGGTTTCGAGATCCCAGACGCGCCCGGTAAGTATTTCTACGTGTGGATGGATGCACCCATCGGCTACATGGCGAGCTTCGCCCATCTGGCGCAGCGCCTCGGTCTGGATTTCGACGCCTACTGGGCAACGGGCTCGGATGCCGAGCTCTACCACTTCATCGGCAAGGATATTCTTTACTTCCACGCCCTGTTCTGGCCGGCCATGCTGCACTTCTCCGGCCACCGCACGCCCACCCAGATCTTCGCCCATGGCTTCCTCACGGTGGACGGCCAGAAAATGTCCAAGTCGCGGGGGACCTTCATCACCGCCCGCAGCTACTTGGAGCAAGGTCTCGATCCAGAATGGCTGCGCTACTACTACGCGGCCAAGCTCAACGCCACCATGGAGGACATCGACCTCAGCCTGGAAGACTTCATCGCCCGCGTCAACAGCGACCTGGTGGGCAAGTACGTCAACATCGCCAGCCGCAGCGCCGGATTCATCAGCAAGCGCTTCGGTGGCCGGCTGGCGGACGCCCTGCCCCCCCACCCGGCGCTGACGGAAACCCGCGCGGCCGCCTCTGCCATTGCCGCCCTCTACGAAGCGCGGGAGTATGCCAAGGCCGTACGCGAGATCATGCGCCTCGCCGATCTCGCCAACCAGTATGTGGATGAACACAAACCCTGGGAACTGGCGCGGGATCCCAACCAGGCGCGCCAGCTGCACCAGGTGTGTTCGCTGAGCATCAACCTGTTCCGCCTGCTCACGCTTTATCTGAAACCCGTGTTGCCCCGTGTCGCGCAGGACGTGGAGACCTTCCTGGCCATTCCGCCCCTCACCTGGGGGGATGCCGAGCGGCTGCTAGAAGGACACGTCATCAAGCCCTA
The DNA window shown above is from Thiobacter sp. AK1 and carries:
- the dcd gene encoding dCTP deaminase; this translates as MSIKSDKWIRRMALEYGMIEPFEPNQVKEINGQRIVSYGTSSYGYDIRCSNEFRLFTDINTTIVDPKNFDPNSFVEVTGDYCIIPPNSFALARTVEYFRIPRNVLTICLGKSTYARCGIIVNVTPFEPEWEGYVTLEFSNTTPLPAKIYANEGVAQVIFFESDEPCEVSYKDRGGKYQGQRGVTLPRI
- the apbC gene encoding iron-sulfur cluster carrier protein ApbC, producing MSITESQVQEALKGAVDPNMQKDFVSAKTVRNIKIEGNDVSFDIVLPYPAKTVQGEIEALAENAVKSLPGVGKVTANVAWKIVAHAVQRGVKPVPGVRNVIAVASGKGGVGKSTTAVNLALALAAEGAKVGILDADIYGPSQPTMLGITGRPEAAEDGQHLLPMLGHGLQAMSIGFLIDVETPMVWRGPMVTQALEQLLNQTKWEDLDYLVVDLPPGTGDIQLTLAQRVPVTGAVIVTTPQEIALIDARKGLKMFEKVNIPILGVVENMSIHICSKCGHEERIFGEGGGERMCKDYNVEFLGALPLDIHIREQADSGKPTVVADPDSRAAQIYRQIARRVAVKIGELAADHSAKFPNIVIQNT
- the metG gene encoding methionine--tRNA ligase gives rise to the protein MSRKILVTSALPYANGSIHLGHLVEYVQTDVWVRFQTMQGHTCHYVCADDTHGTPIMLRAEKEGISPQQLIERMHAEHLRDFTGFHIGFDEYYSTHSEENRRLAEAIYRTLRDAAKLIEVRTIEQFYDPQREIFLPDRFIKGECPRCHAKDQYGDSCEVCGASYTPTELIHPYSAISGATPVRRQSEHYFFRLSDARCRAFLESWTQAGHLQEEAANKMREWFAAGLQDWDISRDAPYFGFEIPDAPGKYFYVWMDAPIGYMASFAHLAQRLGLDFDAYWATGSDAELYHFIGKDILYFHALFWPAMLHFSGHRTPTQIFAHGFLTVDGQKMSKSRGTFITARSYLEQGLDPEWLRYYYAAKLNATMEDIDLSLEDFIARVNSDLVGKYVNIASRSAGFISKRFGGRLADALPPHPALTETRAAASAIAALYEAREYAKAVREIMRLADLANQYVDEHKPWELARDPNQARQLHQVCSLSINLFRLLTLYLKPVLPRVAQDVETFLAIPPLTWGDAERLLEGHVIKPYRHLMTRVEKRQIDALLAANRESLDAPHPDAHSQARHGEKQQHAFSPSSQPSAAGRETAKVTDGAPLISIDEFAKVDLRIARILRAEAVEGADKLLKLTLDVGEPQPRTVFAGIKSAYDPATLTGRLTVMVANLAPRKMKFGISEGMVLAASGEGPGLYLISPDSGAQPGMRVR